ctatggatgaagacccggatccggaagaagacttggatgatcctaatgatcaagactttactccagagcaatacaaggaaagaaatgatcgtcgtgatgacgttagtctctagagaaatgtaatccttagttttatttcttttgtttctttcttttcgttgaagtaataaagtagcaaagctactatttatggttttagtctaTTATAGTTGGAAAATAAATGTTATGgaattagtggatgtaagacttattcattggagttttaataaaagaatagaatttccttttcgttatcctttaagtttaattctcaattatAAGTCGTGTGGGTATCacaaagggattatttgttatttcttcaatgaaatttttatgtgcaaggtggtttagtagcaaccatctagatttacttgcatcgaatagtggggtgagaaggcccgaaagtggcgccaactcttcccctaggtggcgcctaagtgtgtgttcttgttgtgagtaggttcgttgtagaaccagtaccttagtaatgtcgtgtccaaccaataatgaagttagcctttttatttattcaggagaagggatatggctaaccaagagatttctgaagtggttagacaactagctgaggtagttcgtgacctagctcaaaccagagcaaacccaacgcatgacccggctggggaaatgtttaagaaaatagctcaaagcaagcctccactctatagcagAGAGATTAaaccaagtgtgttggagaactggttgagagagtttgataaactcattgtagctgtgaattgccccgaaaaccttagggtgaatagtgttgtgtactacctgagaggtgaagctgatctgtggtggcaacgatgtgaaaatacccttagagccacacctaactttggatgggaagcattcaaaactgcactaaggaacgagttttacccaccctacctgaagacgcaaaaggcgcaagagttcattgaactcaaaatgggaggtctgtctgtgacggaatactattctaagtttatagagttgtctaggtttgcacctgaagtggtggcaacggaagatctcagggctcaaagatttgagaatggtttgaccatggacttacagctgttgttgtctggagagacctttacctcattagacaccctgtacggaaaagctgctcacctatatgggctacagcaaaggaagaatggtagtgctgaaaagagaaaggatggtggaagctcgaatcaaggaaataaccatcagaatcaggggaattttaagaagcacaaaggaaatgggaatatccagtttagggctaacaatggtggtaatcgcaacaaccaaggtggtggaaatcagtctggaaggaatggagtacggacctacgaatgtaggcgctgtaacatgaatcaccctggaaaggattgtgatgggaacttagtgacttgtagattctgtcagaagttaggccatagggagtatgaatgctattctaagaatggaaagcctaatcaaggtaaccaccaaggcaataaccggtataatcagaaccggaatgggggaaatggaggtggaaatcaaaggaactaccaaggtggtaacaatggcaatagcaatggcaatcaccagaaccatggaaagcctggagggaaccaacagcagaatgggaatcgaaacaacaatggtGTTGGTccctgagttttgatgatgacaagcttaaATGGTGCTTACGTTTTACATCCTAGAATTGGCAGATCGGAATAAGTTGATTACCTTAAGCTAGTACAAATGCAAGTGAGGAAGCTTCGAAGGAAGGAATTCAAGTCAAACATCTCCTGGACGCAGCATCAAATAAATGTAACAAGACAAGAAGATTCAAGTATGGAAGAAAGGTCTAAGCTTCTATAAAGGCTTAGGGAGAGTTGATTAAATACGCAAAGGTATAAGACTATTATCTCGATCATACTGCTAAGTCTGGGAACAGTGGTTTTAAAGAGTCATCACCTAAGTTCTTAGAGTTAGCATAATTCACTAGGTTTAAGACCAAATGATTATCCGTATTAAAAGAAGTTTTAATATGATTAAATTAATTCGGTAATAATTAAAGATAATCTTTGGAAAGAGTTTGAGGAGGATTAAAATCTTTAGGTATATGGTAAGTAGAATCCGAATAGGTGTAAAACCTGTTTAAAGATTAAATAGTTTCCTAATGGAATTCTATCTTTAAGAGAGTCCTAATTTGATTAGAATTGGGAGTCTAAGATTCTAGGGTAAATCACAGAATCACTATAAATATACCAAAAGATCATCTCGTACTTTTTTATCACACTCATAAGCATCAACCGGAGCTTTCAAGTATCACCTTTAAAGTCTTTATTTTTaagagtctgttcctgttcccagttAGAGCAGTATTGGTTGGTAGGTCTTGTATCTTCGTATTTGCTTTAGTGTTATTTATTCTGTACTTCATTAAAGTTGAATTGATGTATGTTAAGCTTGAGTCAGGCTTACTAGAGCAAGAGTGAAAGATCTCAAGAGAGATCTGTGAGTTGGAACAATTGAGGGATTGTTTCATAGGGAGAAGGAAACAACGTggggttgttcctagtcatctgtAATCTGAGGTGATttacagattgtggcccgagtagattaggcttgtaaagaaactgagttcttttgcctaattagtagaagtgtttaagtccccaaaggggccgtggttttttcctctctattgggcttagagagttttccacgctaaattgtGCTTGCTCTATTTTGCTGTTTCTGTTCCTTAGCGCGTATTATTTATAAAACTGCAAaaaatcaattcaccccccctcttgtggaaCTCCACGaaactaacaattggtatcagagccagaaccCTTTACTGCAGGTAACTCTGACGGGAAAAACGATTCTGGAACAATGAATACTACGGAGAAACTGGAAGAGGGGTACTCTACCCAAAGACCACCCATGTTTAGTGAAAGTACTACTCCTACTGGAGGAATAGGATGGAAATTTTCATCAAGGCTGAAAACTACCAAGTTTGGAGAGTCATTGAAATCGGAGACTTCCAAGTCACCAAATTGACCACCTCTGGAGAAACTGTTCCTAAACCGATAACAGAATTTGACAAAGCAGACTACGAGAAACTTGAGCTTAATGCCATGGCTATAAAGATCCTTCACTGTGGGCTCGGTCCAAACGAGCATAATCGAGTTATGGGTTGCAAAAATGCAAAACAAATTTGGGATCTGCTCCAAGTTACCCATGAAGGAACAAACGAAGTCAAAAGATCAAAAATTGATCTCCTGATGCACCAATATGAATTATTCTCAATGAAGACTTATGAATCAATTCAGGACATGATAACTCGATTCacaaatatcatcaatgaactgAATTCTCTGGGAAAAATCATAACTCCTGAGGAACAAGTAAGAAAGGTACTAAGAAATCTTCCTCAAGACCCTTGGATGGCCAAGGTTACTTCCCTACAGGAAACTAAGGACTTTACAAAGTTCAACCTGGAACAACTGGCTGGATCTCTCTTAACCCATGAGCTACAACTGAATGCTAGAACCTCTAAGAACCCAAGGAACAAAGCACTGGCtctaaaaactgaaaatgatGAAAACTCAGAGGAAGATGAGGAAACTGCTTTATTTGCCAGAAGGTTCAGAAGATTGTCTAGGAACTACAAAGAGGGAGATCATCGAGGCAAACCAAATAGAAAATTCTCCAAAACTGATAGTGGATGTCACAAGTGTGGGAACTTGGAACACCGTATTAGGGACTGCCCACTATGGGAAcaggaaaaaggaaaaggaaaagaaactcCCAAAGAAAGATTCCGAGACAACAGAAACTCCTTTTCAAAGAGTGACGTAAGGAAAGCTATGATTGCTGCATGGGGTGACTCTTCctcagatgaagaagaggaacaaccaaatgaggAAATTGCTCACCTGTGTCTTGTAGCTGATC
This Spinacia oleracea cultivar Varoflay chromosome 6, BTI_SOV_V1, whole genome shotgun sequence DNA region includes the following protein-coding sequences:
- the LOC110777152 gene encoding uncharacterized protein, whose amino-acid sequence is MEIFIKAENYQVWRVIEIGDFQVTKLTTSGETVPKPITEFDKADYEKLELNAMAIKILHCGLGPNEHNRVMGCKNAKQIWDLLQVTHEGTNEVKRSKIDLLMHQYELFSMKTYESIQDMITRFTNIINELNSLGKIITPEEQVRKVLRNLPQDPWMAKVTSLQETKDFTKFNLEQLAGSLLTHELQLNARTSKNPRNKALALKTENDENSEEDEETALFARRFRRLSRNYKEGDHRGKPNRKFSKTDSGCHKCGNLEHRIRDCPLWEQEKGKGKETPKERFRDNRNSFSKSDVRKAMIAAWGDSSSDEEEEQPNEEIAHLCLVADHEEDGSDSESDKFQASLFQIKSKLDSMSKLELFDLLSCLTCDYEDLLKEKLDSEKEHKSTIKKLTEELEWTKITNIDIDNRFFSLFDQNLQIKETYEALQNENSWLKQELIDLEISKTKTLYKKELEKTQLDLVKVHQEKTYLEGELAKKTRHRIEGTPKWIEEARTKRTEGLGFNHKKHHHRKTRVDLYSDIVCTFCGLIGHYRVSCPKNQRGLEKNINLVKTKWVKKSDLIPSKEPKLCWVPKNSN